In one Micromonospora polyrhachis genomic region, the following are encoded:
- a CDS encoding glycoside hydrolase family 6 protein produces the protein MRTSLPQRLGHAVLALGVVAGFAVGHPPAAAAAVVATGELVTNGTFDSGTASWWNSAGTGATTENGQWKIDVTAGAANLWDAQVGQSGIALANGRSYTLSFDASASATVSVVVTVQLGSAPYTKALDQPLTLSPGRKHYLYPFTSPIDATTGQVTFQLGGSTTNYTAYLDNVSLTPSPLALTSGFYVDPNSNPKQWVADNGGDSRAALISSQLANKPGARWYGNWSGDISTAVSSYVGAADQADKLPMLVAYNIPGRDCGSHSGGGAGSPEAYRTWIRAFAQAIGARPAVVIIEPDALAQLDCLPAAEQTVRTSLLRYASEQFRSYAPNAWTYLDGGNATWIAADVTAQRLQAAGVREIRGFAVNVSNYHTTGDSITYANAVNAELTSQFGYRRTFVVDTSRNGNGSNGEWCNPAGRKLGVPTQAGGGAELLMWVKVPGDSDGNCGIAPNTPAGQFDPDLAIRLINGT, from the coding sequence ATGAGAACCTCCCTCCCCCAACGACTGGGCCATGCCGTACTCGCACTGGGCGTGGTAGCCGGGTTCGCCGTAGGGCACCCACCTGCGGCTGCCGCAGCCGTAGTGGCCACCGGCGAGCTGGTCACCAACGGCACCTTCGACAGCGGTACGGCGTCGTGGTGGAACAGCGCCGGCACCGGGGCGACGACCGAGAACGGGCAGTGGAAGATCGACGTCACCGCAGGCGCAGCGAACCTGTGGGACGCACAGGTCGGCCAGAGCGGTATCGCCCTGGCGAACGGTCGTAGTTACACCCTGTCGTTCGACGCGTCCGCCTCGGCAACCGTCTCGGTCGTCGTGACCGTACAGCTCGGATCCGCGCCGTACACCAAGGCCCTCGACCAGCCGCTTACCCTGAGCCCTGGTCGCAAGCACTACCTCTACCCGTTCACCTCGCCGATCGACGCGACGACCGGACAGGTGACGTTCCAGCTCGGCGGGTCGACCACCAACTACACGGCGTACCTGGACAACGTCTCGCTGACCCCCAGTCCGCTCGCGCTGACCAGTGGCTTCTACGTCGACCCGAACTCCAACCCGAAGCAGTGGGTGGCCGACAACGGCGGTGATTCCCGGGCCGCCCTGATCTCGTCCCAGTTAGCCAACAAGCCCGGTGCCCGCTGGTACGGCAACTGGAGCGGCGATATCAGCACCGCCGTGTCCAGCTACGTCGGTGCCGCCGACCAGGCGGACAAACTGCCGATGCTGGTGGCATACAACATCCCGGGACGGGACTGCGGCTCGCACTCGGGCGGCGGCGCGGGCAGCCCGGAGGCGTACCGCACCTGGATCCGTGCATTCGCGCAGGCGATCGGGGCCCGGCCGGCAGTGGTGATCATCGAACCGGACGCGCTGGCTCAGCTCGACTGCCTACCCGCCGCCGAGCAGACGGTACGAACCAGTCTGCTGCGCTACGCCAGCGAGCAGTTCCGCTCCTACGCACCCAACGCGTGGACCTACCTGGACGGGGGCAACGCCACCTGGATCGCTGCGGACGTAACGGCACAACGACTGCAGGCCGCTGGGGTGCGGGAGATCCGTGGCTTTGCGGTAAACGTTTCCAACTACCACACCACCGGCGACTCGATCACCTACGCCAACGCGGTGAACGCCGAGCTGACCAGCCAGTTCGGCTACCGCCGCACGTTCGTGGTGGACACCAGCCGCAACGGCAACGGCTCCAACGGCGAGTGGTGCAACCCCGCCGGCCGGAAGCTGGGCGTCCCGACCCAGGCCGGCGGCGGTGCCGAACTACTGATGTGGGTCAAGGTGCCCGGTGACTCCGACGGTAACTGTGGCATCGCCCCGAACACGCCCGCCGGTCAGTTCGACCCCGACCTCGCCATCCGTCTGATCAACGGCACCTGA
- a CDS encoding amphi-Trp domain-containing protein produces the protein MTGMEIYEDTREVSRADLAAWLRQLANQLEGGQLFYGAAGTVNVADQVECELEIEQEDDEISVEIEFTWSSPKAAEAPEASDADESDEEEGTEAEESEAEEPEAETTEVEAEEAVAEAAEAPAAKKGKSAKKA, from the coding sequence ATGACGGGCATGGAAATCTACGAGGACACCCGCGAGGTGTCGCGCGCCGATCTGGCTGCGTGGCTGCGTCAACTGGCCAACCAACTGGAGGGCGGCCAGCTCTTCTACGGAGCTGCCGGCACGGTGAACGTCGCCGACCAGGTCGAATGCGAGTTGGAGATCGAGCAGGAGGACGACGAGATCTCGGTAGAGATCGAGTTCACCTGGTCCAGCCCGAAGGCGGCGGAAGCCCCGGAGGCGTCCGACGCCGACGAATCCGACGAGGAAGAGGGCACCGAGGCGGAGGAGTCCGAGGCGGAGGAGCCCGAGGCCGAGACCACGGAGGTCGAAGCGGAGGAAGCCGTGGCCGAAGCTGCCGAGGCACCGGCGGCCAAGAAGGGTAAGTCCGCCAAGAAGGCGTGA
- a CDS encoding low temperature requirement protein A — protein sequence MRGLGGLLGRRVDGLPPGVQSVTERTQVTTAELFFDLVFVFAFIQVTTLMAEDTTGLGMTRGLLVLAMLWWAWSLYTWLGNRVRANYGLSRLVLLGATPVMFVLAITIRESFNDLPGGLDGPIVFAIGYLLVRLLYLALRLYATPALTRADLVALTVPMVAGTGLLFVAAVVPQRLTDDPFQVELWQVGFWALAVAVEYGTGLGLPMPGRRIFAAGHWAERHRLIMIIALGESIIAVGLSGADLPVSWGLVWVSVCAVVTAGALEWTYFDVVTLAGEQSLIDATPEQRTNLARHAYTYLHLPMVAGIILFSLGLKHTPYFLKPDVQHSGAALTGLALWSLYGGAALFLLGNVAFQVRITRLVRTNIWPRLVTALLLLALVPVAGSMPAMDSLVLLTVLTVTLALVEVRVAGEQRRRLRAAALAEEPSDVVEY from the coding sequence ATGCGTGGCCTAGGCGGCCTGCTCGGCAGGAGGGTCGACGGTCTGCCGCCCGGTGTCCAATCGGTGACCGAACGGACCCAGGTCACCACCGCGGAACTCTTCTTCGACCTGGTCTTCGTCTTCGCCTTCATCCAGGTCACCACGCTGATGGCCGAGGACACCACCGGGCTGGGGATGACCCGTGGGCTGCTCGTCCTGGCCATGCTCTGGTGGGCCTGGTCGTTGTACACCTGGCTGGGCAACCGGGTACGCGCCAACTACGGCCTTTCCCGGCTGGTACTGCTGGGTGCCACCCCGGTCATGTTCGTGCTCGCCATCACGATCCGCGAGTCGTTCAACGACCTGCCGGGCGGCCTGGACGGGCCGATCGTGTTCGCCATCGGCTACCTGCTGGTCCGGCTGCTCTATCTCGCCCTGCGGTTGTACGCCACGCCGGCCCTGACCCGGGCCGACCTGGTGGCGCTGACCGTGCCGATGGTCGCCGGCACCGGGCTGCTCTTCGTCGCGGCCGTGGTGCCCCAGCGGTTGACCGACGATCCGTTCCAGGTCGAGCTGTGGCAGGTCGGCTTCTGGGCGCTGGCGGTGGCGGTCGAATACGGCACCGGGCTCGGTCTTCCGATGCCGGGGCGGCGCATCTTCGCCGCCGGTCACTGGGCCGAGCGGCACCGACTCATCATGATCATCGCGCTTGGCGAGTCGATCATCGCAGTCGGTCTGAGCGGTGCGGACCTACCGGTGTCCTGGGGGCTGGTCTGGGTCTCGGTGTGTGCCGTCGTCACAGCCGGGGCACTGGAGTGGACCTACTTCGACGTCGTTACGCTGGCCGGGGAGCAGTCCCTGATCGACGCGACGCCCGAGCAGCGGACCAATCTCGCCCGGCATGCCTACACCTATCTGCATCTGCCGATGGTCGCCGGGATCATCCTCTTCTCCCTCGGGCTCAAGCACACGCCGTACTTCCTCAAACCCGACGTACAGCATTCGGGCGCGGCGTTGACCGGCCTGGCCCTGTGGTCCCTGTACGGCGGCGCGGCGCTCTTCCTGCTCGGCAACGTCGCCTTCCAGGTCCGGATCACCCGTCTCGTCCGGACCAACATCTGGCCCCGGCTGGTCACGGCGCTGCTGTTGCTGGCGCTCGTCCCGGTCGCCGGCTCGATGCCCGCGATGGACTCGCTGGTCCTACTCACCGTCCTCACCGTGACGTTGGCACTGGTGGAGGTCAGGGTGGCCGGCGAGCAGCGGCGTCGGTTGCGGGCGGCGGCGCTGGCCGAGGAGCCATCCGACGTCGTCGAGTACTGA
- a CDS encoding TVP38/TMEM64 family protein, which yields MIAAARRLVRQRSGRRFTLLLVILALFGLALLLVPLPSMDEVPGLADPLGPFAPVAAVLGGALLLVVLIPRTFISMAWGAIFGSLTGAGYALAAAMLAAALGFAVGRLLGRDFVAERVRGRLARLDGWFARQSILGVISVRLIPIGGFGLISYGYGTTAARPMPYLIGSLLASTPSAFGYAAVGAAVVSPTEVNWLAVAPAIIGLVTTSWLVSRWWRSERQIRAEVRHPEPAQRGA from the coding sequence ATGATCGCCGCCGCCCGACGGCTGGTCCGCCAGCGGTCGGGCCGGCGATTCACCCTGCTGCTGGTCATCCTCGCCCTGTTCGGTCTGGCCCTGCTCCTGGTGCCGCTGCCGTCCATGGACGAGGTGCCCGGACTGGCGGACCCACTCGGCCCCTTCGCCCCGGTGGCCGCCGTGCTCGGCGGCGCGCTGCTGCTGGTGGTGCTGATCCCACGTACTTTCATCTCGATGGCCTGGGGAGCGATCTTCGGGTCGCTGACCGGGGCCGGTTACGCGTTGGCCGCCGCCATGCTGGCCGCCGCGCTGGGGTTCGCGGTCGGGCGGCTACTCGGCCGGGACTTCGTGGCGGAACGGGTACGCGGCCGACTGGCCCGACTCGATGGCTGGTTCGCCCGGCAGAGCATCCTCGGAGTGATCAGCGTACGGCTGATCCCGATCGGCGGCTTCGGCCTGATCAGCTACGGCTACGGGACCACCGCGGCCCGACCGATGCCGTACCTGATCGGCAGCCTGCTGGCCTCGACCCCGTCCGCGTTCGGCTACGCCGCGGTGGGGGCGGCGGTCGTCTCCCCCACGGAGGTCAACTGGCTGGCGGTGGCCCCGGCGATCATCGGACTCGTCACCACCAGTTGGCTGGTCAGTCGCTGGTGGCGGTCGGAGCGACAGATCCGGGCAGAGGTTCGGCACCCGGAGCCTGCGCAACGCGGAGCCTGA
- a CDS encoding type 1 glutamine amidotransferase — protein sequence MSTESLRIVWIYPDLLSTYGDRGNLLILARRAMQRGVPVEVAEVRSDHPLPHSADIYLIGGGEDGPQALGAQRLLADGGLHRAVARGSVVFGVCAGYQLLGTSFFAKGAKCAGLELLDLQSDRGPSRAVGELAGDIDPRLGVPQLSGFENHGGRTHLGPGVSPLARVTAGVGNDGTYEGAWRGKLLGTYAHGPALARNPALADLLLRWALGVNNLPPLNDTWAERLRSERKTAVAAGRP from the coding sequence GTGTCAACTGAGAGCCTGCGCATCGTCTGGATCTACCCCGACCTGCTGTCCACCTACGGCGACCGGGGCAACCTGCTGATCCTCGCCCGGCGGGCGATGCAGCGCGGCGTGCCGGTGGAGGTCGCCGAGGTCCGATCCGACCATCCACTGCCGCACAGCGCCGACATCTACCTGATCGGTGGTGGCGAGGACGGTCCGCAGGCGCTCGGCGCGCAGCGCCTGCTCGCCGATGGCGGACTACACCGGGCCGTCGCGCGAGGCTCGGTGGTGTTCGGGGTCTGCGCCGGCTACCAGCTGCTCGGCACCTCGTTCTTTGCCAAGGGCGCCAAGTGCGCCGGCCTGGAGCTGCTCGATCTGCAATCCGACCGAGGGCCGAGCCGGGCCGTCGGCGAGCTGGCCGGCGACATCGACCCCCGGCTCGGGGTGCCGCAGCTGAGCGGCTTCGAGAACCACGGCGGCCGGACCCACCTCGGCCCGGGGGTGTCCCCACTGGCCCGGGTCACCGCCGGGGTTGGCAATGACGGCACCTACGAGGGTGCCTGGCGTGGCAAGCTACTCGGCACCTACGCTCACGGGCCGGCCCTGGCCCGCAACCCGGCCCTGGCCGACCTGCTGCTGCGCTGGGCGCTCGGGGTCAACAACCTGCCGCCCTTGAACGACACCTGGGCAGAGCGGCTGCGCTCCGAACGCAAGACTGCCGTCGCCGCTGGGCGCCCATGA